ATTTAAGAAAGTATAACACAACATTGCTTCCCCCCCTTTTTACAGAGCACACAGAGGACTGAACCCCAAAGTAGCAGACAGCTGCCTGAATGATAACCAGGAGGAGGGAGACCCTGCCAGGATCTTCAGCGTGGCACTGGTTGTGGTGTCCCCTCTGTCTCCTGCACTCGAACCAGGCTGGTAGACGGAGCTGTGGCTAACGACAAGACGGGGGATGGAGGTGCCACTTGTTAGTTTTGAGAACATGGATGATGTCGGCATCAACCTGGGGGACCCGAATGACTCCGGGTATCCAACTTCACCCGAGGCCGCCGATCAGAATCTTCTACCCCATCATATGACTTCTCCTCACCAGTCGCCACACAGAGGACGACGCAGGCGTCAGTCTGGTCAAGAGGGGTTGTCACCGTCCACCCCTCCGACTCAGACCACTAAAGCAAACTCCAGCAGTGGCAGTTTGATGTCTAATCTGAAGCTGCTGATCAACAGCGAGTCTCCCACCGACAGCGTCTTCAGTAAGATGGCAAAGGATTGCTATGAGAATGAAGATCTGTTTGAAAAGCAATTCATGGAGGAAAAGGACGAGAAAGTCGTCATCAACATTTCGGGCTTGATGTTCGAAACCCAGCTCAGCACCCTGAATAAGTTTCCAGAAACGCTCCTCGGTGACCCCATGAAGAGGATAAGCTACTTTGATCCGATGAAAAACGAGTACTTTTTTGACAGGAACCGCCCGTCTTTTGATGGTATTCTTTACTACTATCAGTCAGGGGGAAGGATCCGCAGACCGGCCAATGTTCCCTTAGATGTTTATGCGAATGAAATTGTTTTCTACGAGCTGGGTCATGAAGCAATGGAGCAGTTCCGTGAAGACGAAGGGTTTATCAAAGAGCCAGAGGTCCTTTTGCCCACCAATGAACTCCAACGACAGTTCTGGCTCCTCTTTGAATACCCAGAGAGCTCCAGTGCAGCCAAATCTGTAGCTctggtttctgtgtttgtcatcGTCATTTCCATCTTCATCTTCTGCCTAGAGACTCTGCCAGAGTTCAGGGACGACAATGACTTTCTCACGGGTTTAACCCAGATGATCAACGGGACCCAAGACGGTTCTTCTTCTCATCCCGCCACTAAAGACGTGATGGCGTATTTCACAGACCCCTTTTTCATTGTGGAGACTATTTGCATCATTTGGTTCTGCTTTGAAGTCGGTGTCCGTTTTGTGGTGTGCCCCAGCAAAAGTGATTTTTTCAATAACATCATGAATATTATTGACATCGTCTCTATAATTCCCTACTTTGTAACCCTGGGAACAGAGCTGGCTACGACCCCCGACGAAGACACAAACTCTGGTCAGAACATGTCCCTGGCTATCCTGAGAATCATCCGTCTAGTCAGAGTTTTCAGAATTTTCAAGCTCTCCCGACACTCAAAAGGGCTTCAGATCCTGGGGCAGACCTTGAAAGCCAGTATGAGGGAACTTGGGCTGCTCATCTTCTTCCTTTTTATAGGAGTCATCCTATTCTCAAGTGCCATCTACTTTGCAGAAGTGGATGAGCCCCAGACGCAGTTTGTTAGCATCCCTGACGGCTTCTGGTGGGCTGTGGTGACAATGACCACTGTGGGATACGGAGACATGTGCCCCATCACAATGGGAGGCAAAATGGTCGGCACCCTGTGTGCCATTGCTGGTGTGCTGACCATTGCCTTGCCCGTCCCTGTCATCGTCTCCAACTTTAACTATTTTTACCACCGGGAGactgagcaggaggagaagcagatAATGGATGCAGCGGCAGAGGCTGCCCAGAAGATGTCAGCTGCAAACAAGTATGGAAGCACACCTTCACTAAACAAAAGTAACGGCACCTGGCAGAACGAGAAAAACGGCATGCACTGATAGAGAAACTGAGGCATGTATTCATATCAAGGGCATGAGAAACACATGGACAAATCAAACATATCCAGTAGTGAGATGCCCTGCGGGACATCGCTTTATCTTTATCACAATTTTGTACTCCAAACTTGGCGGCATTTGTGCATATTGTTACAGTATTAATAGGCACTCTGTGGTGAGACAGCCTTTACACAAGTTGTCTGCTTGTGGATGTGTCAAAGTGCAATTAACACAACTCAGCAACTACTATATCTGTTAACTTTGATGAGAAGAACTGAAAGGTATAATTATCTTTCATCCAGTGCaatttgaagaaaaatgtgATGGCTAACTTGTACTGTATTCAGTCACTACACCTAGTCAAAGGTAGGGTAATTCGTTAATTTGACCAAAATGTCCTTGAGGGTCGATATAACAGAAAGTTTATCCcacaaaagaagagaaagcatGTTCAGGTGTTAAACGTGGCATTTAAACTGGAGGCTCATTTCAGATCACAATTCTATGTTAGTCTACACTTCGTCATATTCAGCAAAATCTAGCTGGAACTTGGCATGATTTTCAAGGGCAGGCGAATGTGTCCAGAGTAAGTGAAGAGGACATCAGCGCACACATCGTCTTATCAGCACATCTATAGTTGTGAGTGCTCAGCCAGCAGCACTTCTCCATTTGACACAGCGTAACAATATCTGTGTGATAAATAGTTAGCGCGCCTGCTATTATGTGTCGATAGGCtgcaaaatacaaatcaaaCCGTGAAGCTGCTTAATACTCACTGTATTATAGTACATGCAGAGGTTGCATGCAGCATTTGACGCATTAAAATCCaaaggttattttttttttccttcatggtttcatttcattatttggCAGTTTTCACCACATCATGCAGATTTAGCTGTATATGCAGTCAGCTTCTAACCATATCAATTCATTGCACTCTCCACACTTTTTGAGCTTCACACCACCCGCTGTTGGCAGGGCAAACATAGTTGTTGACGTGTATAGAAACACGAGATGGGATATATATTTGTGATCAGACAGAGAGGATTGGCGGGTGAAGACGAAAGACAACTTTGCACTCTTGTATTTGAGCATTTCTCCATATACCTTTGTTCTCTCATTTGTATTGCATGGCATAGTGTGCCGAAATGAGGTTTAACTCTTAATATCAGTAACCGACAGTTTGACATATTTATTGTAGCTAAATATACTATAGTATTTTAAGCATATAGTGATGATCATTATATTCCACGTGATGGGGAAAGCCAATACTTCAACTGGATTTGTGAAATGATGGCATTTGTTTCTCAtcaggaaaacaggaattggTACTTTATATGCATGCCGCATTTCAATCttgaaaatgtactgtatgtgagtTTATTATAGAGCTTGTGTAGAAACGGCAGTGGATGTAGATGTAATACAATTGATGCCTTTCTAATAACCCTGCAATATGCAATAATGATAACGTGTGGGTGGAAAGCAAATATGTTGctgaaattgtatttttcacCCATGGAAAGAGCAATACCTGTAATTAAATAGAATGAAATGCAATAAGGTGACATCAGTTAGTCACGTTGGTACTCAGCACTTTACTATGTTATGAAGCACTTAATATTTGAGGactgttactgtatgtgtcaaCATTGTACAGTATACAATgtcataatgttttatttatcctgTAAAGAGTGCCTTTAATTAAACATGTATCCTAACTGTGCGAAGTTTCCCTCTGGTGATTTAATATCTGCGGTAAATTGGACATCAAGCAagtttaaactttttaaacttttttagtTTTCCTCCCATGTTCAACAATAGTAGTGATGAATGGAGGTGGAAGTGTCAGTGTTTGGCTTCAGGGCTGAACACTCATTATCACCTCATGTTAGCTGTTATTAACGCCTTCACACTGCTGGTTCTCTGCACTGATATCATGATggcatccctccctctctccctctctgtctctctgtgtctctataGCTCTCATCCAGGCATTCTCCCCAGCGAGTCCTGTCAAACAATGTGTCACATCACAAGAAGGAAAAAGAGCTGggttagatttttttattttttatttttttaaatatatctgGTGTCGTGGTGTAGATggcagactggaggagcagaCGTTTATCCTCTGGATAACAAGCCTGTTATCTAATTAAGAAATGAGTAGGATACAGCCAGGCTAAAAATAGATGGGAAGATCAGAAGGGATTATCAAATCACGCACAAATCCAACAGACTGAAAAGTGACACATTGAGGAGTCTTTGCTGTTTTCTGGGATATCAATCAAAAGAGGGGGATTGAAACACAATTAGCTTCCTTTTCCCTAGATGGAGAAATTGTAGTGCTGTGAACTTGACATTGCCTTTGACTGGGATAGcttcaaaagcaaaaacaccaaattaaaTATGCAGACCAAATGAATCATTTATAAGATTATCTATCTTAGCCTCCATTGCTAGGAGCTAGCTGTTTCTCTTGATTCTTTACTGTCCCGTACTGTCACATCAAGGACATATTCTCGGTTAATGTGCTAAAAcaatatctaatatctaatcTGTTTAAATGCCACGTAAGATGAAGCTGTTGAGGTGGTTTCCTGCTGAAACGTGCCGGCTATGTTCTTGCAGTCTGTTGAGAGGCTTGCTCGTGTTGTCACTAGTTGACAGTCAGGTCAGCGGGCCGCCCTTCTGCCCTGCTGATCACTGATCGTACAGTGATACACCAAAGACGAGCCCTGatagcattttagcatttaacaGACAGGTGGCTCCGGCAAGGTCAAAGCCAATGTGAGGCTGTCATTTATAATTCATCGGGTGTTCCACGATGAGATCACATCCATCTTGGCTTTGATAGAGATTCACCCCAAGAAGCTCAGAAGACCAGCAGATGGTCTAATCACTGTGACACAGCAGACTGCACCGCAAACCTTAATGAATCTAAAAATACCACCGTTGCACGACTCTGTTCTTCCCTTTACTCGCCGGGTCAGTGACGAGAGCTGTGTCCCACTCCTTTAAGGGAAACAATGGACGGGTCTCACACGACAGCTCAGACAGTGAGTCCCATACCAGTAGATTGGGTTACTGTTCTGTCAGCAGACACGTTATAAGCCATTTTAAGAGCTGCACAGACAGCAGCCTGTGTACTGTAGCTCGCTCCCTGCAGAGGGCAAAGTCACTTGGAACTGGGCAGCCTGTGTTTGTATTAAATCACTCCAAAGTCTCCTGTTTCTTCCAGTGACGGGAAACTCTTCTGGATGCAGGAGAGTGCACGGTAGCATCGGGCTGGATCACCGCTGCGGTGACCTTGCCATTTGGTTTTTGATCAAAGTGCGAACGCAGTGCTGCTTTGGAGCGCAGCAGGCGTAATATTGAGTGGCACAGCAATCCCCATGGGTTTTATATTGATCAAAGTTCAGCTGCACTCACCTCCAGTATTACTTAGGCCATTGATTCTGTGCCCTGACTTTGCTGACCAAGAACATTCAGACATGGGTTTTGCATTACTTTTATAGCTTCTTTATTGACTACAGGGCTAATATGGTTAcactgaaaagcaaaaaaaataaaaaaaatccccacCAAAACATAAAAGCGACATCACAGCAAATGAGCAGCATATTTTTGGCACGAGATAAACTAAGCTTGTGAGCTGCTCCATCTGCTCTCTCAGCACTGGAGAGGAtgaaggacagacaggtggacgcAACTTGCTTCTCACTGGGGGGGCGATGGAGGATCAGGCATCCTGACACAGTGTGATGAAACACTCC
This region of Pempheris klunzingeri isolate RE-2024b chromosome 2, fPemKlu1.hap1, whole genome shotgun sequence genomic DNA includes:
- the LOC139212305 gene encoding potassium voltage-gated channel subfamily A member 10, with the protein product MEVPLVSFENMDDVGINLGDPNDSGYPTSPEAADQNLLPHHMTSPHQSPHRGRRRRQSGQEGLSPSTPPTQTTKANSSSGSLMSNLKLLINSESPTDSVFSKMAKDCYENEDLFEKQFMEEKDEKVVINISGLMFETQLSTLNKFPETLLGDPMKRISYFDPMKNEYFFDRNRPSFDGILYYYQSGGRIRRPANVPLDVYANEIVFYELGHEAMEQFREDEGFIKEPEVLLPTNELQRQFWLLFEYPESSSAAKSVALVSVFVIVISIFIFCLETLPEFRDDNDFLTGLTQMINGTQDGSSSHPATKDVMAYFTDPFFIVETICIIWFCFEVGVRFVVCPSKSDFFNNIMNIIDIVSIIPYFVTLGTELATTPDEDTNSGQNMSLAILRIIRLVRVFRIFKLSRHSKGLQILGQTLKASMRELGLLIFFLFIGVILFSSAIYFAEVDEPQTQFVSIPDGFWWAVVTMTTVGYGDMCPITMGGKMVGTLCAIAGVLTIALPVPVIVSNFNYFYHRETEQEEKQIMDAAAEAAQKMSAANKYGSTPSLNKSNGTWQNEKNGMH